In Mycobacterium sp. Aquia_216, a genomic segment contains:
- the map gene encoding type I methionyl aminopeptidase, whose translation MAVRTALSPGVLSPTLPVPNRIARPEYVGKPTAKEGTEPWVQTPEVIEKMRVAGRIAAGALAEAGKAVAPGVTTDELDRIAHEYMVDNGAYPSTLGYKGYPKSCCTSLNEVICHGIPDSTVIADGDIVNIDVTAYIDGVHGDTNATFLAGDVSEEHRLLVERTREATMRAINAVKPGRALSVVGRVIQAYANRFGYNVVRDFTGHGIGTTFHNGLVVLHYDQPSVTTEIQPGMTFTIEPMINLGALDYEIWDDGWTVVTKDRKWTAQFEHTLLVTDTGAEILTSI comes from the coding sequence ATGGCTGTTCGCACCGCACTTTCGCCCGGAGTGTTGTCCCCGACTCTGCCGGTGCCCAACCGCATCGCGCGTCCCGAGTATGTCGGCAAGCCGACGGCCAAAGAGGGCACCGAGCCGTGGGTGCAGACGCCCGAAGTGATCGAGAAGATGCGCGTCGCCGGCCGAATCGCGGCCGGCGCGCTTGCGGAGGCGGGCAAGGCGGTCGCGCCCGGGGTGACGACCGACGAGCTGGACCGCATCGCGCACGAGTACATGGTCGACAACGGCGCGTACCCGTCGACGCTGGGCTACAAGGGATATCCGAAGTCGTGCTGCACGTCGCTCAACGAGGTGATCTGTCACGGCATCCCCGACTCGACCGTGATCGCCGACGGCGATATCGTCAACATCGACGTCACCGCCTACATCGACGGCGTGCACGGCGACACCAATGCGACATTCCTGGCCGGCGACGTGTCCGAGGAGCACCGGCTGCTTGTCGAGCGGACCCGTGAGGCGACGATGCGCGCGATCAACGCCGTCAAGCCGGGGCGTGCGCTGTCGGTCGTCGGCCGTGTCATCCAGGCGTATGCGAATCGCTTCGGGTACAACGTGGTTCGTGATTTCACCGGCCACGGCATCGGCACCACGTTTCACAACGGGCTGGTCGTGCTGCACTACGACCAGCCGTCCGTCACGACCGAGATCCAGCCGGGGATGACGTTCACCATCGAGCCGATGATCAATCTCGGCGCGCTGGACTACGAGATCTGGGACGACGGCTGGACCGTGGTCACCAAGGACCGCAAGTGGACCGCACAGTTCGAGCACACCCTGCTCGTCACCGACACCGGCGCCGAGATCCTGACCTCGATATAA
- a CDS encoding gamma-glutamyl-gamma-aminobutyrate hydrolase family protein, which translates to MATTWSRSQGKDACVNASGTSRPVIGLTSYLEQVQSDGWDIPAGYLGANYFEGVIMAGGVAVLLPPQPVDPDIAESVLDSLDGLVITGGYDVDPAAYGQQPHPKTDAPRTVRDAWEFALLRGALDRGLPVLGICRGTQMLNVAFGGTLHQHLPDVLGHRGHHAGYGRFTQLPVRTVAGTRLAALLGESADAWCYHHQAVDKVGDGLIVSAWDADGVVEGLEVPGENFVLAVQWHPEQFLDDLRLFRAIVDAASSYASSTRTAGSSRR; encoded by the coding sequence ATGGCGACAACGTGGTCGCGCAGTCAAGGAAAGGATGCCTGCGTGAACGCCTCTGGAACGAGTCGACCGGTCATCGGCCTGACCAGCTATCTCGAGCAAGTGCAGTCCGATGGCTGGGACATCCCGGCGGGGTATCTGGGTGCGAACTATTTCGAGGGCGTCATCATGGCCGGCGGCGTCGCGGTACTGCTGCCGCCGCAGCCGGTGGACCCCGACATCGCCGAGAGTGTGCTCGACAGCCTGGACGGGCTGGTCATCACCGGCGGTTATGACGTCGACCCGGCCGCCTATGGCCAGCAACCGCATCCGAAGACCGACGCGCCGCGCACGGTGCGCGATGCGTGGGAGTTCGCGCTGTTGCGGGGTGCGCTGGACCGCGGCCTCCCGGTGCTGGGTATCTGTCGCGGCACGCAGATGCTCAATGTCGCGTTCGGCGGAACGCTGCATCAGCATCTGCCCGACGTCCTCGGCCATCGCGGGCATCACGCGGGCTACGGGCGCTTCACCCAGTTGCCCGTCCGCACGGTCGCGGGCACCCGACTGGCCGCGCTGCTCGGAGAGTCCGCCGACGCGTGGTGCTATCACCATCAAGCCGTCGACAAGGTCGGTGACGGCTTGATTGTCAGCGCCTGGGACGCCGACGGCGTCGTCGAAGGGCTGGAGGTCCCCGGGGAGAACTTCGTGCTCGCGGTGCAGTGGCATCCCGAGCAGTTCCTCGACGACCTGCGGCTGTTCCGGGCGATCGTCGACGCCGCCAGCTCCTACGCGTCGAGCACGCGGACCGCCGGCTCGTCTCGGCGTTAG
- a CDS encoding M50 family metallopeptidase encodes MMFAIGIVLFALAILISVALHECGHMWVARATGMKVRRYFVGFGPTLWSTRRGETEYGVKAVPLGGFCDIAGMTPVEELAPDETDRAMYKQTTWKRVAVLFAGPGMNFIICLALIYVIALIWGLPNLHPPTQAIVGETACIAPEVAPGKVGNCTGPGPAALAGIRPGDVVVKVGDTTVSTFDEMAAAVRKLHGTVPVVVQRDGTPITAYVDITPTQRFLNAQGGEPEAATVGAMGVGAIKVTPTHYNVLSAIPATFSFTGSLTVEVGKALVTIPTKVGALVHAIGGGQRDPETPMSVVGASIIGGDTVDHGLWVAFWFFLAQLNLILGAINLLPLLPFDGGHIAVAVFEKIRNLVRSARGMVAAAPVNYLKLMPATYVVLVFVVGYMLLTVTADLVNPIRLFQ; translated from the coding sequence ATGATGTTCGCAATCGGCATTGTGCTGTTCGCGCTGGCCATCCTGATCTCGGTGGCTCTGCACGAATGCGGCCACATGTGGGTCGCCCGTGCTACCGGGATGAAGGTGCGCCGCTATTTCGTCGGCTTCGGCCCCACGCTGTGGTCGACCCGGCGCGGCGAGACCGAGTACGGCGTCAAGGCCGTTCCGCTGGGCGGCTTCTGCGACATCGCGGGCATGACCCCGGTCGAGGAGCTGGCGCCCGACGAGACCGACCGGGCGATGTACAAGCAGACGACGTGGAAGCGGGTCGCGGTGCTCTTCGCCGGCCCGGGCATGAACTTCATCATCTGCCTGGCCCTCATCTACGTGATCGCGCTGATCTGGGGGCTGCCCAACCTGCACCCGCCCACCCAGGCGATCGTCGGCGAAACCGCTTGTATCGCACCAGAAGTGGCGCCCGGCAAGGTTGGGAATTGCACCGGCCCCGGTCCGGCCGCGCTGGCCGGCATCCGACCGGGCGACGTCGTCGTCAAGGTCGGGGACACCACTGTCTCCACCTTCGACGAAATGGCTGCCGCGGTGCGCAAGCTGCACGGCACCGTCCCCGTCGTCGTCCAGCGTGACGGCACCCCGATCACCGCCTACGTCGACATCACGCCCACCCAGCGTTTCCTGAACGCACAGGGCGGCGAGCCGGAGGCCGCGACGGTCGGCGCCATGGGCGTCGGAGCCATCAAGGTCACGCCCACGCACTACAACGTGCTCAGCGCCATCCCCGCGACCTTTTCCTTCACCGGCAGCCTGACCGTCGAGGTGGGCAAGGCGCTGGTCACGATCCCGACCAAGGTCGGAGCGCTGGTACACGCGATCGGCGGTGGACAGCGCGACCCGGAGACGCCGATGAGCGTCGTCGGCGCCAGCATCATCGGCGGCGACACCGTCGACCATGGTTTGTGGGTGGCGTTCTGGTTCTTCCTCGCCCAGTTGAACCTGATCCTGGGCGCGATCAACCTGCTGCCGCTGTTGCCGTTCGACGGTGGCCACATCGCCGTCGCGGTCTTCGAAAAGATCCGCAACCTGGTCCGGTCCGCCCGCGGCATGGTCGCGGCCGCGCCGGTGAACTACCTCAAGCTGATGCCTGCGACCTACGTGGTCTTGGTGTTCGTGGTCGGCTACATGCTGCTGACCGTCACCGCGGATCTGGTCAACCCGATCAGGCTCTTCCAGTAA
- the ispG gene encoding flavodoxin-dependent (E)-4-hydroxy-3-methylbut-2-enyl-diphosphate synthase, translating to MDIGLGMPEAPAPTLAPRRKTRQLMVRDVGVGSDHPISVQSMCTTKTHEVNTTLQQIAELTAAGCDIVRVACPRQEDADALAEIARHSQIPVIADIHFQPKYIFAAIDAGCAAVRVNPGNIKEFDGRVGEVAKAAGAAGIPIRIGVNAGSLDKRFMEKYGKATPEALVESALWEASLFEEHGFGDIKISVKHNDPVVMVAAYEQLAAQCDYPLHLGVTEAGPAFQGTIKSAVAFGALLSRGIGDTIRVSLSAPPVEEVKVGIQILESLNLRPRGLEIVSCPSCGRAQVDVYTLANAVSAGLDGLDVPLRVAVMGCVVNGPGEAREADLGVASGNGKGQIFVRGEVIKTVPEAQIVETLIEEAMRLASEMGEAIGAAAGSDNGPGATPSGTPIVTVS from the coding sequence GTGGACATTGGCCTGGGCATGCCGGAGGCGCCGGCGCCCACTCTTGCGCCGCGGCGTAAGACGCGCCAATTGATGGTCCGCGACGTCGGGGTCGGCAGCGACCACCCGATCTCGGTGCAGTCGATGTGCACCACCAAGACTCATGAGGTCAACACGACGTTGCAGCAGATCGCCGAGTTGACGGCCGCGGGCTGCGACATCGTCCGGGTGGCCTGCCCGCGTCAGGAGGATGCCGACGCGCTGGCCGAGATCGCCCGGCACAGCCAGATCCCGGTGATCGCCGACATCCACTTCCAGCCGAAATACATCTTCGCGGCGATCGACGCCGGATGTGCCGCGGTGCGGGTCAATCCGGGCAACATCAAGGAGTTCGACGGCCGGGTCGGCGAAGTCGCCAAGGCCGCCGGTGCGGCCGGTATCCCGATCCGCATCGGCGTCAACGCCGGCTCGCTGGACAAGCGGTTCATGGAGAAGTACGGCAAGGCCACACCCGAGGCGCTGGTCGAGTCGGCGCTGTGGGAGGCCTCGCTGTTCGAGGAGCACGGCTTCGGCGATATCAAGATCAGCGTCAAGCACAACGACCCCGTCGTGATGGTCGCCGCCTACGAGCAGCTCGCCGCGCAGTGCGACTACCCGCTGCACCTCGGTGTGACCGAGGCCGGGCCGGCGTTCCAGGGCACCATCAAATCGGCCGTGGCCTTCGGCGCCCTGCTGTCCCGGGGCATCGGCGACACCATCCGGGTGTCCTTGTCGGCGCCGCCGGTCGAGGAAGTCAAGGTCGGCATTCAGATTCTCGAGTCGCTGAACCTGCGTCCGCGGGGGCTGGAGATCGTCTCCTGCCCGTCCTGCGGGCGGGCGCAGGTCGACGTCTACACCCTGGCCAACGCCGTCTCGGCGGGCCTGGACGGTCTCGACGTGCCGCTGCGGGTCGCCGTGATGGGGTGCGTCGTCAACGGGCCCGGGGAGGCCCGCGAAGCCGATCTCGGCGTTGCCTCCGGAAATGGCAAGGGGCAGATATTCGTTCGCGGCGAGGTGATCAAGACCGTCCCCGAAGCCCAGATCGTCGAGACGTTGATCGAAGAGGCGATGCGGTTGGCGTCCGAAATGGGCGAGGCGATAGGCGCGGCGGCGGGAAGTGATAACGGTCCTGGCGCAACACCAAGCGGGACGCCAATTGTCACCGTAAGCTGA
- the dxr gene encoding 1-deoxy-D-xylulose-5-phosphate reductoisomerase, producing MSNPTTEAPADGPIRVLVLGSTGSIGTQALEVIAANPDRFEVVGLAAGGSNLDTLARQRAETGVTNVAVADERAATTLGREFGKVPFHGPEAVTRLVEETEADVVLNALVGALGLRPTLAALHSGARLALANKESLIAGGPLVLNAARPGQIVPVDSEHSALAQCLRGGAPDEVAKLVLTASGGPFRGWAAADLEAVTPEQAGAHPTWSMGPMNTLNSASLVNKGLELIETHLLFGVPYERIEVVVHPQSIVHSMVTFIDGSTIAQASPPDMKLPISLALGWPRRVPGAAASCDFGTASTWEFEPLDADVFPAVELARHAGETGGCMTAVYNAANEEAAAAFLDGRIGFPAIVRTIADVLSAADQWAVAPANVDEVLDAQRWARERAQRAVTTTGPAGVSKRASGMVLERS from the coding sequence GTGAGCAACCCGACCACCGAAGCACCGGCCGACGGCCCCATCCGGGTGCTCGTGTTGGGCAGCACCGGCTCCATCGGCACCCAGGCGCTGGAGGTCATCGCCGCCAACCCGGACCGCTTCGAGGTCGTCGGGCTGGCGGCCGGCGGGTCCAACCTGGACACGCTGGCCCGGCAGCGCGCCGAGACCGGGGTGACCAACGTCGCCGTCGCCGACGAGCGCGCCGCGACCACACTCGGCCGAGAATTCGGGAAAGTCCCCTTCCACGGGCCCGAAGCGGTCACCCGGCTGGTAGAGGAGACCGAGGCCGACGTGGTGCTCAACGCGCTGGTCGGAGCGCTGGGCCTGCGTCCGACCCTGGCGGCACTGCACTCGGGTGCCCGGCTGGCACTGGCCAACAAGGAGTCGCTGATCGCCGGCGGCCCACTGGTCCTCAACGCGGCGCGACCAGGGCAGATCGTGCCCGTGGATTCCGAACACTCCGCACTGGCCCAATGCCTGCGCGGCGGCGCACCCGACGAGGTTGCCAAGCTGGTGCTCACCGCCTCGGGCGGACCGTTTCGCGGCTGGGCCGCCGCCGACCTGGAGGCCGTCACCCCCGAGCAGGCCGGAGCCCATCCGACCTGGTCAATGGGCCCGATGAACACGCTGAACTCGGCGTCGCTGGTGAACAAGGGGCTCGAGCTCATCGAGACCCACCTGCTGTTCGGCGTTCCCTACGAGCGCATCGAGGTCGTGGTGCACCCCCAGTCGATTGTTCATTCGATGGTCACCTTCATCGACGGCTCGACGATCGCGCAGGCCAGCCCGCCGGACATGAAGCTGCCCATTTCGCTGGCGCTGGGCTGGCCCCGACGGGTCCCCGGGGCGGCCGCATCCTGTGACTTCGGCACGGCCTCTACCTGGGAATTCGAGCCGCTCGACGCCGACGTTTTCCCCGCGGTCGAGCTGGCCCGGCACGCCGGGGAGACCGGCGGCTGCATGACCGCGGTCTACAACGCCGCCAATGAAGAGGCCGCCGCGGCCTTCCTGGATGGCCGCATCGGTTTTCCGGCCATTGTCAGAACAATCGCCGACGTGCTGAGCGCCGCCGACCAATGGGCCGTTGCACCGGCTAACGTGGATGAGGTACTAGACGCGCAGCGCTGGGCGCGGGAGCGAGCGCAGCGCGCGGTCACAACTACAGGCCCCGCGGGAGTCTCCAAAAGGGCCTCGGGAATGGTCTTAGAAAGGTCCTAG
- a CDS encoding GNAT family N-acetyltransferase: MSAPPLFRLVGDRRVSVVRDSAAVWRVFDEDPIGSCMVASRVADHGIDPGAIGGELWTRRGADESLCFAGANLIPLRGLPADLNAFADEAMSGTRRCSSLVGRASLVLPMWERLETAWGPARDVRERQPLMALAKHPMCELDAEVRQVRPEELDAYLVAAVDMFIGEVGIDPRLGDGGRGYRRRVASLIAAGRAWARFEHGQVVFKAEVGSQSPAVGQIQGVWVHPEWRGLGLGARGTAMLAAVIVGSGRIASLYVNDFNAVARAAYARVGFAEVGTFATVLLD; encoded by the coding sequence ATGTCGGCTCCGCCCCTGTTTCGCCTAGTCGGCGACCGACGGGTGTCCGTGGTGCGTGATTCCGCCGCGGTGTGGCGCGTTTTCGACGAGGACCCGATCGGGTCGTGCATGGTTGCCTCCCGCGTCGCCGATCACGGCATCGATCCCGGCGCGATCGGCGGGGAGCTGTGGACCCGCCGCGGCGCGGACGAGTCCCTGTGCTTCGCCGGTGCCAACCTGATTCCGCTGCGCGGGCTGCCCGCCGACCTGAATGCGTTTGCCGACGAGGCGATGAGCGGGACGCGCCGCTGTTCCTCGCTGGTCGGGCGGGCCAGCCTGGTCCTGCCGATGTGGGAGCGGCTCGAGACGGCCTGGGGGCCGGCGCGTGACGTGCGCGAACGCCAACCCCTGATGGCGCTGGCCAAACACCCCATGTGCGAGCTCGACGCCGAGGTGCGCCAGGTGCGGCCCGAGGAGCTGGACGCTTACCTTGTTGCCGCGGTCGACATGTTCATCGGCGAGGTCGGCATCGACCCGCGGCTCGGCGACGGCGGCCGCGGCTACCGGCGCCGGGTGGCCAGCCTGATCGCCGCCGGGCGCGCGTGGGCCCGGTTCGAGCACGGTCAGGTCGTCTTCAAGGCCGAGGTGGGTTCGCAATCGCCCGCGGTCGGTCAGATCCAGGGCGTCTGGGTGCACCCGGAGTGGCGTGGCCTGGGGCTCGGCGCCCGCGGCACCGCGATGCTGGCCGCCGTGATCGTCGGCAGCGGGCGCATTGCCAGCCTGTACGTGAACGACTTCAATGCGGTGGCCCGGGCCGCCTACGCCCGGGTGGGCTTCGCCGAGGTCGGCACCTTCGCCACCGTCCTGCTGGACTAG
- a CDS encoding cobyric acid synthase, with product MNGALLVAGTSSDAGKSMVVAGLCRLLARDGVRVAPFKAQNMSNNSAVTVEGGEIGRAQAIQARAAGLEPSVRFNPILLKPGSDRTSQLVIRGRVADSVTAASYFEHRDRLAQVVTDDLSSLRDEFDVVICEGAGSPAEINLRATDLANMGLARAANLPVVLIGDIDRGGLLAHLFGTVAVLDAGDQALIAGFIVNKFRGDPALLEPGLRQLLEMTGRPTYGVLPYADELWLDAEDSLSVIARRVVGRPAPPLGGEWLKVAAVRLPRISNSTDIEALACEPGVLVRWISDPADLADTDLVVLPGSKATVADLHWLRDQGLAAAIIEHARAGKPVLGICGGFQMLCRRIEDGVESGAGVVDGLDLLDADIVFADDKVLRRWERPLRGYEIHHGRLARYINEPWFQAGDDLHGLAHGAVFGTHWHGLLDNDGFRRDWLTEVAAAAGRTRFVVAGDTHVAQRRDAQLDLVADLLSAHLDMAAVLGLLDGPPPRPHIASRLRP from the coding sequence TTGAACGGCGCGCTGCTGGTCGCGGGTACCAGCTCCGATGCCGGGAAATCGATGGTGGTCGCGGGCCTGTGCCGGCTGCTGGCCCGCGATGGCGTGCGGGTCGCGCCGTTCAAGGCGCAGAACATGTCGAACAACTCCGCGGTCACCGTCGAGGGCGGCGAAATCGGCCGGGCCCAGGCGATTCAAGCCAGGGCGGCGGGGCTGGAACCCAGTGTGCGGTTCAACCCGATCCTGCTCAAACCGGGCAGCGACCGGACGTCGCAGCTGGTGATTCGGGGCCGGGTAGCCGACTCGGTCACCGCGGCAAGCTATTTCGAGCATCGCGACCGGCTCGCACAAGTCGTCACCGACGATTTATCTTCTCTGCGTGACGAATTCGACGTGGTGATCTGTGAGGGCGCCGGATCGCCGGCCGAAATCAACCTTCGGGCCACGGATTTGGCTAACATGGGTTTGGCCCGGGCCGCAAACCTGCCGGTAGTCCTAATCGGCGACATCGACCGCGGCGGCTTGCTGGCCCATCTGTTCGGGACGGTCGCGGTGCTCGACGCGGGAGACCAGGCGCTGATCGCCGGCTTCATCGTCAACAAGTTCCGCGGTGACCCCGCGCTGCTCGAGCCCGGTCTACGGCAGCTGCTCGAAATGACCGGCCGCCCAACCTATGGGGTGTTGCCCTATGCCGACGAGCTCTGGCTGGATGCCGAGGATTCGCTGTCGGTGATCGCGCGGCGCGTCGTCGGCAGGCCGGCGCCACCGCTGGGCGGCGAGTGGCTGAAGGTGGCCGCCGTCCGGCTGCCCCGGATCTCCAACTCGACCGACATCGAGGCGCTGGCCTGCGAACCGGGTGTGCTGGTGCGCTGGATCAGCGACCCGGCCGATCTGGCCGACACCGACCTGGTGGTGCTTCCGGGCAGCAAAGCGACCGTCGCCGACCTGCACTGGCTGCGCGATCAAGGTCTGGCCGCCGCGATCATCGAGCACGCTCGGGCCGGCAAACCGGTGCTGGGCATCTGCGGGGGATTCCAGATGCTGTGCCGGCGCATCGAGGACGGGGTCGAGTCGGGCGCCGGGGTCGTCGACGGGCTGGACCTGCTGGACGCCGACATCGTTTTCGCCGACGACAAGGTGCTGCGGCGCTGGGAGCGGCCGCTGCGCGGATACGAAATCCACCACGGCCGGCTTGCCCGCTACATCAACGAGCCGTGGTTCCAGGCGGGCGACGACCTGCACGGCCTCGCGCACGGCGCGGTTTTCGGGACCCACTGGCACGGGCTGCTCGACAACGACGGCTTTCGCCGCGACTGGCTGACCGAGGTCGCCGCGGCCGCCGGACGGACGAGGTTCGTTGTTGCCGGCGACACCCACGTCGCGCAGCGACGCGACGCCCAACTGGATCTGGTCGCCGACTTGCTGTCGGCCCACCTCGATATGGCCGCCGTTCTCGGCCTACTCGACGGCCCGCCGCCCAGGCCGCACATCGCAAGCCGGCTGCGGCCCTAG
- a CDS encoding penicillin-binding transpeptidase domain-containing protein, with the protein MATRTSPVTAVSVAAALLLVAAGALSGCTPRPDGPGPAAEKFFRALAIGDTATAAQLSDNPNEAREALNAAWAGLQATHLDAQILSSKYAEDTGTISYRFSWHLPKNRVWSYDGQLKMARDEGRWEVRWAPNGLHPKLGEHQTFALRADTPRRASVNELGGSDVLAPGYRYHYTLDATQAGPPQSLSFTTHSIVDVLRPFNDALTDPQLLAEQASSTSQQVDLGVTLLPADNDKVFPVIGRLPGIVVTPQADMLATDPHFAPAVVGAVKKAVIDQLDGQAGWRVVSVNQNNVDVAVLHEVEGAPAPSVSITLDRVVQNAAQRAVDNKGGKAMIVVIKPSTGEILAIAQNGGADADGLPATNGLFPPGSTFKMVTAGAAVDRDMATPNSMLGCPGHLDIGHRTIPNYGGFDLGVVSMSRAFASSCNTTFAELSSRMPPRGLTQTASQYGIGLDYTVDGITTVTGSVPPTVDMAERTEDGFGQGKVLASPFGMALVAATVAAGKTPVPQLIAGRPTTVEGDSTPISPKMIDALRPMMRLVVTNGTAKEINGCGEIYGKTGEAEFPGGSHSWFAGYRGDLAFAALIVGGGSSEWAVRMTKFMFESLPPGYLT; encoded by the coding sequence ATGGCCACAAGAACCTCACCAGTAACAGCCGTTTCGGTAGCCGCGGCACTGCTGCTCGTCGCGGCCGGCGCGCTGTCTGGGTGCACGCCGCGGCCTGACGGCCCAGGCCCCGCCGCCGAGAAGTTCTTCCGCGCCTTGGCGATTGGCGACACCGCGACGGCCGCCCAACTCAGCGACAACCCCAACGAGGCTCGCGAGGCGCTCAACGCGGCGTGGGCCGGGCTGCAGGCCACCCACCTGGACGCGCAGATCCTCAGCTCCAAATACGCCGAGGACACCGGCACGATCAGCTATCGGTTCAGCTGGCATCTGCCCAAGAACCGGGTGTGGAGCTATGACGGCCAGCTGAAGATGGCCCGCGACGAGGGGCGGTGGGAGGTCCGCTGGGCGCCCAACGGGCTGCATCCCAAGCTGGGCGAGCATCAGACCTTCGCGTTGCGCGCTGACACGCCGCGGCGCGCCTCGGTGAATGAACTCGGCGGCAGCGACGTGCTGGCGCCGGGCTACCGCTATCACTACACGCTGGACGCCACCCAGGCCGGACCGCCGCAGTCGCTGAGCTTCACCACCCACTCGATCGTCGACGTGCTGCGGCCCTTCAACGACGCGCTGACCGACCCGCAGCTGCTCGCCGAGCAAGCCAGCTCGACCTCCCAACAGGTGGACCTGGGTGTCACGCTGCTTCCGGCCGATAACGACAAGGTGTTTCCCGTGATCGGCCGACTGCCCGGCATCGTGGTCACTCCACAGGCCGACATGCTGGCGACCGACCCGCATTTCGCGCCGGCGGTCGTCGGGGCGGTCAAGAAGGCGGTGATCGACCAACTCGACGGCCAGGCGGGCTGGCGGGTGGTCAGCGTCAACCAGAACAACGTCGACGTCGCGGTGCTGCACGAGGTCGAAGGCGCGCCCGCACCGTCGGTGTCGATCACGCTGGACCGGGTGGTGCAGAACGCCGCCCAGCGCGCCGTGGACAACAAGGGCGGCAAGGCGATGATCGTCGTGATCAAGCCGTCGACGGGGGAGATCCTCGCAATCGCGCAGAACGGTGGGGCCGACGCCGACGGCCTGCCCGCCACCAACGGCCTGTTTCCGCCCGGATCGACGTTCAAGATGGTCACGGCCGGCGCCGCCGTCGACCGCGATATGGCCACGCCCAACTCGATGCTGGGCTGCCCGGGCCATCTCGACATCGGGCACCGCACCATCCCCAACTACGGCGGCTTCGACCTCGGCGTGGTGTCGATGTCGCGCGCCTTCGCCAGTTCCTGCAACACCACGTTTGCCGAGCTGAGCAGCAGGATGCCGCCCCGCGGCCTGACCCAGACGGCTTCGCAATACGGGATCGGGCTCGACTACACCGTGGATGGCATCACCACGGTGACCGGGTCGGTGCCGCCGACGGTTGACATGGCCGAGCGCACCGAAGACGGGTTCGGCCAGGGCAAGGTGCTGGCGAGTCCGTTCGGCATGGCCCTGGTGGCGGCCACCGTCGCCGCCGGGAAAACCCCTGTGCCGCAACTGATCGCGGGCCGTCCGACGACGGTCGAGGGCGACAGTACCCCGATCAGCCCGAAGATGATCGACGCGCTGCGGCCGATGATGCGGCTGGTGGTCACCAACGGGACCGCCAAGGAGATCAACGGCTGCGGCGAGATCTACGGGAAGACCGGTGAGGCCGAGTTCCCGGGCGGATCGCACTCCTGGTTCGCCGGGTACCGCGGCGATCTGGCGTTCGCGGCGTTGATCGTCGGGGGCGGCAGCTCGGAGTGGGCGGTCCGGATGACCAAGTTCATGTTCGAATCGCTGCCGCCCGGCTACCTGACCTGA
- a CDS encoding DUF1707 SHOCT-like domain-containing protein produces the protein MTDTGGDMVTLRVSDADRNGTMRRLHNAVALGLIDIDEFEQRSSQVSYARTQGELDGLVGDLPGPGAIVTSAADRVELRGWAGSLRRHGEWTVPTRLALVRRLGSVKLELTKARFAGPVVVVELDVRFGSVDIWLPGGASASIDDVEVYGGSARDRRKDAPGEGRPHVVLTGRVVCGSVTIRGPRRAILRRRGIR, from the coding sequence ATGACGGATACCGGCGGGGACATGGTGACGTTGCGCGTCTCCGATGCAGACCGCAACGGCACGATGCGGCGCCTGCACAACGCCGTTGCGCTCGGGCTGATCGATATTGACGAGTTCGAGCAGCGCTCGTCGCAGGTGTCCTACGCGCGCACCCAGGGCGAGCTGGACGGCCTGGTCGGTGATCTGCCCGGGCCGGGCGCGATCGTCACGTCGGCGGCGGACCGGGTGGAGCTGCGCGGCTGGGCGGGGTCGCTGCGGCGGCACGGCGAATGGACGGTGCCCACCCGGTTGGCGTTGGTGCGCCGGCTGGGATCGGTGAAACTCGAACTCACCAAGGCTCGTTTCGCGGGTCCGGTGGTGGTCGTCGAGCTCGACGTGCGGTTCGGCTCGGTCGATATCTGGCTACCGGGTGGTGCCAGCGCCTCGATCGACGACGTCGAGGTCTACGGGGGCAGTGCCCGCGACCGTCGCAAGGATGCGCCGGGCGAAGGCAGGCCGCATGTCGTGCTGACCGGACGGGTGGTGTGCGGCTCGGTGACGATCCGGGGACCGCGGCGGGCGATTCTGCGTCGCCGCGGGATCCGATAG
- a CDS encoding alpha/beta hydrolase, whose protein sequence is MMTTLDGFPVPVGVSGPEKGVVVVILGDEQRELAAYDAVCERLHTASLRTVVIGLDPRLTPKSVIGILDGLGIAWAVVVGDRAGGDLAWELAATKLGRFVGLVVVDRGHPRVADVNGVVRDDHCPPVEIGTTVLVSTPAGRTVAGNSQRYVYADYRSVDLLGRRNPQESTAQLAAEIVLRTSTW, encoded by the coding sequence ATGATGACCACGCTCGACGGGTTTCCCGTCCCGGTGGGTGTGTCCGGCCCTGAGAAGGGTGTCGTCGTCGTCATCCTCGGCGACGAGCAGCGCGAGTTAGCCGCCTACGACGCGGTCTGTGAGCGCCTCCACACCGCTTCGCTGCGCACTGTCGTCATCGGCCTCGACCCGCGGCTGACCCCGAAGTCGGTGATCGGCATTCTCGATGGCCTCGGCATCGCCTGGGCGGTGGTGGTGGGCGATCGCGCCGGTGGCGACCTCGCCTGGGAGCTGGCGGCGACCAAACTGGGCCGGTTCGTGGGCCTCGTCGTCGTGGACCGCGGACATCCGCGGGTGGCCGACGTCAACGGCGTGGTCCGTGACGACCACTGCCCGCCGGTCGAGATCGGCACCACGGTGCTGGTCAGCACGCCGGCCGGACGGACGGTGGCCGGCAACAGCCAGCGGTACGTCTACGCCGACTACCGCTCGGTGGACCTGCTCGGACGGCGCAATCCCCAAGAATCGACGGCGCAGCTGGCAGCCGAGATCGTGCTGCGCACCAGCACCTGGTAG